The Mastomys coucha isolate ucsf_1 unplaced genomic scaffold, UCSF_Mcou_1 pScaffold14, whole genome shotgun sequence genome window below encodes:
- the Catip gene encoding ciliogenesis-associated TTC17-interacting protein isoform X1, protein MSSKVSPTVSKARDHHHHLGQQQQQQPQQHQEQPFPEANAEAISFLHSFRLEDMLLFFRETLAILSDTGEPQGELTIEVQKGKYKDDLGILTHCLLVHASSRSFLDKSLCGSSLLGYLNKDLELLEQHSQEYIKFPIHPMERKMSILKQDDQFVMTKSVKEGEETKTGVSVFPCKTLKGFVSSAANVVLLRVMAWQRSVPSGARFLTLDSEGKLCHCSYKSLGFQTIQVGNQQAEMFIVEQTIHSEEGIPFSCQYYLLSDGHLAKRIQVGSPGCCIITKMPLIREEDVIEPPPTFDQKPLVWEEDLELYSKFLDRKEQLRLSHTSYLRLHPEAQALVSDFLLFLLLRRPEDVVTFAAEHFGPFAALRSPIPALRSSHQPSPFRTLEYEEEEEEEEEEEEEEEEEEEIEDLGVVEEEIEGDDDYLYINGDEDIEDSIYYENYYDNYGEEDDIYDDDDYDNYDNDVDYNDDVDNYDDDYADYDEEEEVDDNDYDDVNEVKVKVDSVDVDSDNNQG, encoded by the exons ATGTCTTCCAAAGTTTCCCCCACAG TCTCCAAAGCCAgggaccaccaccaccacttaggccagcagcagcaacagcagccgCAGCAGCACCAGGAGCAGCCATTCCCAGAAGCCAATGCCGAAGCCATCAGCTTCCTCCACTCCTTCC GGCTGGAGGATATGCTTCTGTTCTTCCGGGAGACTCTGGCCATCCTCTCAGACACAGGGGAACCCCAGGGAGAGCTGACCATTGAGGTACAGAAGGGGAAGTACAAGGATGACCTGGGGATCCTGACCCACTGTCTGCTGGTACACGCCTCCAGCCGCAGCTTCCTAGACAAATCACTGTGTGGAAGTTCCCTCCTAG GCTACCTAAACAAGGACCTGGAGCTATTGGAGCAGCACAGTCAGGAGTACATCAAG TTTCCCATCCACCCCATGGAGAGGAAGATGAGCATCCTGAAGCAGGATGACCAGTTTGTTATGACCAAAAGTGTCAAGGAGGGTGAG GAAACCAAGACTGGAGTCTCTGTTTTCCCCTGTAAAACACTCAAGGGCTTTGTCTCCAGTGCTGCCAACGTGGTGCTGCTGAGAGTGATGGCCTGGCAGCGGTCGGTGCCCAGCGGTGCTCGCTTCCTCACCTTGGACTCAGAGGGCAAGCTCTGCCACTGTTCCTAT AAATCCCTGGGTTTCCAGACAATCCAAGTGGGCAACCAGCAGGCTGAAATGTTCATCGTGGAGCAAACCATACACTCTGAAGAGGGCATCCCCTTCTCCTGCCAATACTATTTGCTCTCTGATGG GCACCTGGCTAAGAGAATCCAGGTGGGCTCTCCAGGATGCTGTATCATCACCAAGATGCCCCTCATAAGGGAGGAGG ATGTGATTGAGCCTCCGCCCACGTTTGATCAGAAGCCCCTGGTGTGGGAGGAAGACCTGGAGCTTTACTCGAAATTCCTGGACCGGAAG GAGCAGCTGCGCCTCAGCCACACCTCCTACCTGCGGCTGCACCCCGAGGCCCAAGCGCTGGTCTCCGActtcctgctgttcctgctgctccgCCGGCCAGAGGACGTGGTCACTTTCGCCGCAGAGCACTTCGGGCCCTTTGCAGCGCTGCGCTCGCCTATCCCAGCCCTGCGATCCTCACACCAGCCCAGCCCTTTCCGCACTCTAGAgtacgaggaggaggaggaggaagaagaagaagaggaggaagaggaggaagaagaagaggagatagAGGACCTGGGAGTAGTGGAAGAGGAGATAGAAGGGGATGATGACTACTTGTACATCAACGGGGATGAAGACATAGAGGACAGCATCTACTATGAAAATTACTATGACAACTATGGTGAAGAAGATGAcatttatgatgatgatgactacGATAATTACGACAATGATGTTGACTACAATGACGATGTTGACAATTACGATGACGACTACGCTGACTacgatgaggaggaggaagttgATGACAATGACTACGATGATGTCAACGAAGTCAAAGTCAAAGTCGACAGTGTCGATGTCGACAGTGACAACAACCAGGGTTAG
- the Catip gene encoding ciliogenesis-associated TTC17-interacting protein isoform X2: MSSKVSPTVSKARDHHHHLGQQQQQQPQQHQEQPFPEANAEAISFLHSFRLEDMLLFFRETLAILSDTGEPQGELTIEVQKGKYKDDLGILTHCLLVHASSRSFLDKSLCGSSLLGYLNKDLELLEQHSQEYIKETKTGVSVFPCKTLKGFVSSAANVVLLRVMAWQRSVPSGARFLTLDSEGKLCHCSYKSLGFQTIQVGNQQAEMFIVEQTIHSEEGIPFSCQYYLLSDGHLAKRIQVGSPGCCIITKMPLIREEDVIEPPPTFDQKPLVWEEDLELYSKFLDRKEQLRLSHTSYLRLHPEAQALVSDFLLFLLLRRPEDVVTFAAEHFGPFAALRSPIPALRSSHQPSPFRTLEYEEEEEEEEEEEEEEEEEEEIEDLGVVEEEIEGDDDYLYINGDEDIEDSIYYENYYDNYGEEDDIYDDDDYDNYDNDVDYNDDVDNYDDDYADYDEEEEVDDNDYDDVNEVKVKVDSVDVDSDNNQG, encoded by the exons ATGTCTTCCAAAGTTTCCCCCACAG TCTCCAAAGCCAgggaccaccaccaccacttaggccagcagcagcaacagcagccgCAGCAGCACCAGGAGCAGCCATTCCCAGAAGCCAATGCCGAAGCCATCAGCTTCCTCCACTCCTTCC GGCTGGAGGATATGCTTCTGTTCTTCCGGGAGACTCTGGCCATCCTCTCAGACACAGGGGAACCCCAGGGAGAGCTGACCATTGAGGTACAGAAGGGGAAGTACAAGGATGACCTGGGGATCCTGACCCACTGTCTGCTGGTACACGCCTCCAGCCGCAGCTTCCTAGACAAATCACTGTGTGGAAGTTCCCTCCTAG GCTACCTAAACAAGGACCTGGAGCTATTGGAGCAGCACAGTCAGGAGTACATCAAG GAAACCAAGACTGGAGTCTCTGTTTTCCCCTGTAAAACACTCAAGGGCTTTGTCTCCAGTGCTGCCAACGTGGTGCTGCTGAGAGTGATGGCCTGGCAGCGGTCGGTGCCCAGCGGTGCTCGCTTCCTCACCTTGGACTCAGAGGGCAAGCTCTGCCACTGTTCCTAT AAATCCCTGGGTTTCCAGACAATCCAAGTGGGCAACCAGCAGGCTGAAATGTTCATCGTGGAGCAAACCATACACTCTGAAGAGGGCATCCCCTTCTCCTGCCAATACTATTTGCTCTCTGATGG GCACCTGGCTAAGAGAATCCAGGTGGGCTCTCCAGGATGCTGTATCATCACCAAGATGCCCCTCATAAGGGAGGAGG ATGTGATTGAGCCTCCGCCCACGTTTGATCAGAAGCCCCTGGTGTGGGAGGAAGACCTGGAGCTTTACTCGAAATTCCTGGACCGGAAG GAGCAGCTGCGCCTCAGCCACACCTCCTACCTGCGGCTGCACCCCGAGGCCCAAGCGCTGGTCTCCGActtcctgctgttcctgctgctccgCCGGCCAGAGGACGTGGTCACTTTCGCCGCAGAGCACTTCGGGCCCTTTGCAGCGCTGCGCTCGCCTATCCCAGCCCTGCGATCCTCACACCAGCCCAGCCCTTTCCGCACTCTAGAgtacgaggaggaggaggaggaagaagaagaagaggaggaagaggaggaagaagaagaggagatagAGGACCTGGGAGTAGTGGAAGAGGAGATAGAAGGGGATGATGACTACTTGTACATCAACGGGGATGAAGACATAGAGGACAGCATCTACTATGAAAATTACTATGACAACTATGGTGAAGAAGATGAcatttatgatgatgatgactacGATAATTACGACAATGATGTTGACTACAATGACGATGTTGACAATTACGATGACGACTACGCTGACTacgatgaggaggaggaagttgATGACAATGACTACGATGATGTCAACGAAGTCAAAGTCAAAGTCGACAGTGTCGATGTCGACAGTGACAACAACCAGGGTTAG